CGGAGGCCGCGGTGAACGCGGTCTACGCCAACAAGATCGCCGCCATCGAGGACGAGGCGGAGCGGGCGGCCTTCGTCCAGGCCAAGCGCGACGAGTACGAGCAGGACATCGACATCCTGCGGCTGGCCAGCGAGCTGGTGATCGACACCATCACCCAGCCGGAGGACCTGCGCGCCGAGCTGATCCGGCGGTACCGGGCGGCAGCGGGCAAGGAACGGCACTTCTCCCGCCGCCGCCACGGCGTCACTCCCGTGTGAGCAGCTCCAGGGCCTGGTCGTGCAGGCGCGCGTTCGAGGTCAGGACGCTGCCCCTGGTGTAGTCGGCGGAGCCGTCCAGCGCGGAGAACCGGCCACCGGCCTCCTCGACCAGGACCTGGACCGAGGCGACGTCCCAGGGGTTGACGATCGCCTCGGCGGCCAGGTCGATCGCGCCCTCGGCGACCAGGCAGTGCTGCCAGAAGTCGCCGAAGGCGCGGGTCTCCCAGCACGCGTCGGCCAGGCGCAGGTACGCCTCGCGCGAGTGGTGTTCCACCCACGAGCCGAGGTGGGTGGTGGACAGGTAGGCGTCGGCCATCTCGTCCACCCCGGACACCGAGATCCGGCGCTGCGAGCCGTCCGGGTCGGAGGTCCAGGCGCCCGTGCCCCGCGCCGCCCACCACCGGCGGCCCAGCGCGGGCGCGCTGACCAGGCCCAGCTCCGGCGTGCCGTCGACGACCAGCGCGATCAGCGTCGCCCATGCGGGTACACCGCGGAGGAAGTTCTTCGTGCCGTCGATCGGGTCGAGCACCCACGCGCGCCCGGCGCCCGCGGTGCCGCCGCGCTCCTCGCCCGCGACGGTGTCGGTGGGCCTCGCCTCGGCGAGCAGGGCGCGGACCGCGTCCTCGACGGCCAGGTCGGCGTCGGTGACCGGCGTCCGGTCGGGCTTGCGGTCCACTCTCAGGTCCCTGGCCAGGAAGCGTTCCGTGGTGATCGAGTCGGCCGCGTCGGCGAGGCGGTGTGCAAGATCGAGATCAGCCGTGAGGTCCACGCGGAGCAGCCTAGGCTGGCACCGTGAGCGTCGTGCTGCTGGCCGAGGACGATCCGGCCATCGCTGAACCCCTCTCCCGCGCGCTCGGCCGGGAGGGCTATTCGGTCCAGGTGGTCTCCGAGGGCCCGGCCGCCCTGGCCGCCGCGGTCAACGGCGGGGTCGACCTGCTGGTCCTCGATCTGGGCCTGCCCGGGCTGGACGGCCTCGAGGTCTGCCGTCGCCTGCGCGCGGCCGGGCGGGGCATCCCGGTGCTGATGCTCACCGCGCGGGTCGACGAGGTGGACTTCGTCGTCGGCCTCGACGCGGGCGCCGACGACTACGTGGCCAAGCCGTTCCGGCTCGCGGAGCTGATGGCCCGCATCCGGGCGCTGCTGCGCCGCCGCGCGCACAGCAGCCTGGAGGCCAACGGCGTGCGCATCGACTTCGCCGCCCGCCGCGTTCAGGTCGACGGGCGCGAGGTGCAGCTGGCCAACAAGGAGTTCGAGCTGCTGCGGGTGCTCATGGAGCGCGCGGGGCAGGTGGTCAGCCGCGACGACATCCTCGAAGAGGTGTGGAACGACCCGGAGCTGCGTGGCAGCAAGACGCTGGACATGCACATCTCGTGGCTGCGCAGGAAGATCGGTGACGCCCACGCGGGCACCGCCGAGCGCCGCATCGCGACCGTGCGCGGGGTCGGCTTCCGCTTCAACGCGGACTGATTCCCCTTACCTGCGGGGTAATTGCGACGGTTCCCGGCGTGCACGACGCTCGGGGCATGGCTGCTGAGAAGAAGAACTTCACCGTCGAGGTCTGGGCCGACTTCTGGAAGGACCCGCTCGCCGCGACGGGCGGCGAGACGGTCCTCGCCGACGACATCGTCGGGCACTGGCCGGGCGATCCGGAACCGGTCCGCGGGCTGCGCGACTACACGGCGCGCATCCAGCGGCTGCTCACCGAGATGCCCACGCTCCGCCTCGAACTGCTGTCGCACGCGACCAGCGGTGACGCGGTCTTCCTGCACTACGTCGCCCGCGGCACCGGCGTCGACGGCCCCTTCGAGACCCAGGGCATGGACCGGTTGACCCTGCGCGACGGCCTGGTCGTCGAGAACCTCATCCGGTACGACGAGGCGGTCTTCACGCGGGCACTGGGCCGCTCCTGATAGACACCGCGCATGCGCCGCCGCATCCTCCGCGCCATCCTGCTCGCCGTCCTGGTGACGGGGTTCGCGCTGGGCATCCCGCTGGGCTACAGCGCCCTCCAGGTCGTCGAGGACGTCACGCGCAAGGAGCTGTCCACCAGAGCGAGGCAGATCGCCACGATCCTGGACGAGCAGCTGGCCAGGGGCACCAAGATCGACCTCAACGAGGTGCAGCTGGTGCCGCCCGGCGGTGAGCTGCTGGTGCGGATGCCGGGGGAGGCCGACCGGCGGCTCGGCCCGGACCTCGGCGAGACGGACACGCTCACCGAGCGGCAGCCGATCGTGCGCCAGGGCGAGGTCTACCTCACCATCCCCGACGCGAACCTGCGCCGCGACCAGCTGGAGATGGCCGGGCTGGTGATGCTGCTGGTCGTGGTGTCCATGGGCATCGGGACCGCGGTGGCCACGGTGACCGCGCGGCGCCTCGCCGATCCGCTGCGGCACGTGGCCAACCGCGCGGCCCGGCTGGGCGCGGGCGACTTCCGGCCGGACCGCCGCCGCTACGAGGTGCCCGAACTGGACCGGCTCGCCGAGGCGCTGGACACCTCGGCCACCGCGCTCGCCGAGCTGATGCAGCGGGAGCGCGAGCTGATCGGCGACGTCTCCCACCAGTTGCGCAGCCGCCTCACCGCGATGCGGCTGCGACTGGAGGGCCTGGCCATGCACCCCGAGGAGGCCACCGCCAGCGAGGCCGCCGCGGCGCTGGAGCAGGTCGACCACCTGGTCACGGTCCTGGAGGAGCTGCTCGCCGCGGCGCACCGGGCCCGTTCGGTGGGCGCGGAACCGGTGGACCTCGCCGTCGAGCTGCCCGCGATCGCCGCGGAGTGGCGCGAACCGCTGCGCAAGGACGGCAGGGCGCTGCGCATCCGGGTCACCTCCGGGCTGCTGGCCAGGGCCACCCCGTCCCGCCTGCGCGAGGCGGTCGGCGTGCTGCTGGACAACGCGAGCAGGCACGGCGACGGCACGGTGACGATCTCGGCCAGGCACGGGGACGGCATGGTCACCGTGGAGATCAGCGACGGCGGGGCGGGCGTACCGGACGAGCTGGTCGCGCACGTCTTCGAGCGCGGGGTCTCCGGCTCCGGCTCGACCGGCGTCGGCCTGGCGCTGGCCCGCGCCCTGGTGGAGGCCGACGGCGGGCGGCTGGAGCTGTCCTCGACCCGGCGCGCCACCTTCGTGATCTTCCTGCCGGTTCCGCGCGCGGACGACCTCGTCGGACTGCCCTGGCCCGCGGAGACGCCGCGCTAGGAGTGGCCGAACTCCTCTTCGAGGTCGTTCTCGGAGTCGCCGCTGCGGCCGATCGAGCCGGACTGGGTGCGCGGGCGCGCGTTCTCCTCCGGGAAGACGAACTTCCGGAACGCCCACCAGCGGAACACCATGCCGACCAGCACGCCGCCGATCTGGCCGATGAAGAAGTCGCCCAGCTCCTGGTAGGTGACCGAGACGTCGGGGAAGCGCAGGTCCAGCACGTAGCGGGAGAAGAACAGAGGGAACGCGTAGATGCCCACGCCGATCCCGCTGACCAGGAAGTACAGCGCGGCCTCGTGCCGCCGCTCCCGGCCGCCGCGCTGGCGGAAGGACCACTCGCGGTTGAGCACGTAGGACACGATCGTCGCGACCAGCACCGCGATCACCTTCGAGGTGACCGGGCGGTCGTGCAGGATCGTCAGCTTCAGGCCGTAGAAGATGGCCGTGTCGATGACGAAGGTCGTTCCGCCGACGAACCCGAACTTGAGCAGCTCACGGTGCTTGAGCATCAGCTCGCGCACGGGCTTGGGGAACTTGCCTACGACCGTGTGGATCAGGGACACCCGCGCGAGTCTACGTACGCGGAATTCACTCGGATGCCGAGCGGGACCGCGCCGTCTCCTTGAGCAGCTGCTCGGCGTCCTCGACCACCCTGGCGCCCTCG
The window above is part of the Allokutzneria albata genome. Proteins encoded here:
- a CDS encoding nuclear transport factor 2 family protein, which codes for MAAEKKNFTVEVWADFWKDPLAATGGETVLADDIVGHWPGDPEPVRGLRDYTARIQRLLTEMPTLRLELLSHATSGDAVFLHYVARGTGVDGPFETQGMDRLTLRDGLVVENLIRYDEAVFTRALGRS
- a CDS encoding ATP-binding protein; its protein translation is MRRRILRAILLAVLVTGFALGIPLGYSALQVVEDVTRKELSTRARQIATILDEQLARGTKIDLNEVQLVPPGGELLVRMPGEADRRLGPDLGETDTLTERQPIVRQGEVYLTIPDANLRRDQLEMAGLVMLLVVVSMGIGTAVATVTARRLADPLRHVANRAARLGAGDFRPDRRRYEVPELDRLAEALDTSATALAELMQRERELIGDVSHQLRSRLTAMRLRLEGLAMHPEEATASEAAAALEQVDHLVTVLEELLAAAHRARSVGAEPVDLAVELPAIAAEWREPLRKDGRALRIRVTSGLLARATPSRLREAVGVLLDNASRHGDGTVTISARHGDGMVTVEISDGGAGVPDELVAHVFERGVSGSGSTGVGLALARALVEADGGRLELSSTRRATFVIFLPVPRADDLVGLPWPAETPR
- a CDS encoding response regulator transcription factor — protein: MSVVLLAEDDPAIAEPLSRALGREGYSVQVVSEGPAALAAAVNGGVDLLVLDLGLPGLDGLEVCRRLRAAGRGIPVLMLTARVDEVDFVVGLDAGADDYVAKPFRLAELMARIRALLRRRAHSSLEANGVRIDFAARRVQVDGREVQLANKEFELLRVLMERAGQVVSRDDILEEVWNDPELRGSKTLDMHISWLRRKIGDAHAGTAERRIATVRGVGFRFNAD
- a CDS encoding GtrA family protein; its protein translation is MHTVVGKFPKPVRELMLKHRELLKFGFVGGTTFVIDTAIFYGLKLTILHDRPVTSKVIAVLVATIVSYVLNREWSFRQRGGRERRHEAALYFLVSGIGVGIYAFPLFFSRYVLDLRFPDVSVTYQELGDFFIGQIGGVLVGMVFRWWAFRKFVFPEENARPRTQSGSIGRSGDSENDLEEEFGHS
- the hisN gene encoding histidinol-phosphatase, with amino-acid sequence MDLTADLDLAHRLADAADSITTERFLARDLRVDRKPDRTPVTDADLAVEDAVRALLAEARPTDTVAGEERGGTAGAGRAWVLDPIDGTKNFLRGVPAWATLIALVVDGTPELGLVSAPALGRRWWAARGTGAWTSDPDGSQRRISVSGVDEMADAYLSTTHLGSWVEHHSREAYLRLADACWETRAFGDFWQHCLVAEGAIDLAAEAIVNPWDVASVQVLVEEAGGRFSALDGSADYTRGSVLTSNARLHDQALELLTRE